A part of Columba livia isolate bColLiv1 breed racing homer unplaced genomic scaffold, bColLiv1.pat.W.v2 Scaffold_2083, whole genome shotgun sequence genomic DNA contains:
- the LOC135577997 gene encoding olfactory receptor 14J1-like: protein MSNSSSTTQFLLLPFTDTRELQLLHFWLFLGIYLAALLGNGLIITTIAWDQHLHTPMYFFLLNLALLDLGFISTIVPRSMANSLWDSKVISYAGCAAQVFFFCFLLVSEYFLLTIMSYDRYVAICKPLHYGTLLGSRACVHMAAAAWATGFLNALLHTANTFSLPLCKGKALGQFFCEIPQILKLSCSHSYLRELGLLVVSVCLAFGCFVFIVVSYVQILRAVLRIPSEQGRHKAFSTCLPHLAVVSLFISTGTFAHLKPSSICSPSLDLVVSVLYSVVPPAVNPLIYSMRNQQLKDALWKLLT from the coding sequence atgtccaacagcagctccaccacccagttcctcctcctgccgttcacagacacacgggagctgcagctcttgcacttctggctcttcctgggcatctacctggctgccctcctgggcaacggcctcatcatcaccaccatagcctgggaccagcacctccacacccccatgtacttcttcctgctcaacctcgccctcctcgacctgggcttcatctccaccattgtccccagaTCCATGGCTAATTCTCTCTGGGATTCCAAGGTCATTTCCTAcgcaggatgtgctgcacaggtcttctttttttgtttcttgcttgtttcagagtattttcttctcaccatcatgtcgtacgaccgctacgttgccatctgcaaacccctgcactatgggaccctcctgggcagcagagcttgtgtccacatggcagcagctgcctgggccactgggtttctcaatgctctgctgcacacggccaatacattttcactgcccctgtgcaagggcaaagccctgggccagttcttctgtgaaatcccccagatcctcaagctctcctgctcacactcctacctcagggaacttgggcttcttgtggtcagtgtctGCTtagcatttggctgttttgtgttcattgtggtgtcctatgtgcagatcttgagggccgtgctgaggatcccctctgagcagggacggcacaaagccttttccacctgcctccctcacctggccgtggtctccctgttcatcagcactggcacgtttgcccacctgaagccTTCCTCTATTTGCTCCCcctccctggacctggtggtgtctgttctgtactcagtggtgcctccagcagtgaaccccctcatctacagcatgaggaaccagcaGCTCAAagatgccctgtggaaactcttgacttag